A portion of the Echeneis naucrates chromosome 5, fEcheNa1.1, whole genome shotgun sequence genome contains these proteins:
- the LOC115043522 gene encoding protein FAM72A — MSTSNANFKNKCVTQVNCIFCGSLLCTRGMKAVLLADTEVELFSTDIPPNRTVDFVASCYSTESCKCKLRDIACLKCGNVVGYHVVAPCKPCLLSCNNGHFWMFNSDAVSTLNRLDATGLNLLLWGDLPELDDSENEESESPSEEECIR, encoded by the exons ATGTCTACATCCAACGctaatttcaaaaacaaatgtgtgacaCAGGTGAACTGCATCTTCTGTGGCAGTCTCCTGTGCACAAGAGGCATGAAAGCGGTGCTTCTTGCCGACACTGAAGTTGAGCTTTTCTCCACTGACATCCCTCCCAATAG AACTGTTGACTTTGTGGCCAGCTGCTACTCTACTGAAAGCTGCAAATGCAAACTGAGAGACATTGCATGCCTCAAATG TGGTAATGTTGTGGGCTATCATGTTGTTGCCCCATGTAAACCCTGTCTGCTTTCCTGTAACAACGGCCATTTCTGGATGTTCAACAGCGATGCAGTTTCTACTCTCAACAGACTGGATGCCACAG GTCTAAATCTACTTCTGTGGGGAGATCTTCCTGAGCTTGATGACAGTGAGAACGAAGAATCAGAAAGCCCATCAGAGGAGGAGTGCATTAGGTAG